A single genomic interval of Macadamia integrifolia cultivar HAES 741 chromosome 6, SCU_Mint_v3, whole genome shotgun sequence harbors:
- the LOC122080725 gene encoding protein SOSEKI 3-like, with protein sequence MDGRVRKHRQTSPGRARVWTEPSPKQQTRKVPVVYYPCRNRHLEHPHFIEVPLSSSVGLYLRDVIDRLNVLRGRGMASMYSWSCKRSYKNGFVWHDLCEDDLILPTNGNEYVLKGSELLEESHSDRFHPTVRKKLQSSKQSQERKLSCSQEAASSSSGMMVVKGLKPTQEDEISPPLQRPSSSDLSPDSRVGNNPLCDSRSLTEYKVCKGAQAADASTQTEVTSVRRNKAPETCTRGVSTDDGSLDLECNENHENHIPQAKDNSKLYRDEISPPPSSSSISSGGKAETLESLIRADANKINSFRIIEEEDIRMPSTMKVKPAKMWMQLISCGSISVKDHRFGLVATYRPSFSHSKFPSPLFSNTMMLGELDCLSENPRSMGLRLEDKAYFSGSLIETNTFREEGDGPTVLKRSSSYNADRTCKTSESADDKERETDIARSKCIPQSIKSSLRMQPRKETMRSPVSEGPRISSAGAEGSQSISHGSCNGGSKRITDPSSEKQPSKRLDSFREEKVIKIEERLASGARVIIQSMAPCDEDEGTS encoded by the exons ATGGACGGCCGGGTGAGAAAGCACAGGCAGACGAGCCCGGGGAGGGCTAGAGTTTGGACGGAGCCGTCACCTAAGCAGCAAACTAGAAAAGTCCCTGTTGTTTACTATCCATGCAGGAATCGACATCTCGAACATCCCCATTTCATTGAGGTTCCGCTCTCATCTTCCGTAGGCCTCTACTTGAGAG ATGTTATTGATAGGCTTAATGTTCTTAGAGGAAGAGGCATGGCTTCCATGTATTCGTGGTCTTGTAAGAG GAGCTACAAAAATGGCTTTGTTTGGCATGATCTCTGTGAAGATGATCTGATTCTTCCTACTAATGGAAATGAATATGTTCTCAAAGGTTCCGAGCTCTTGGAAGAATCTCATTCAG ATCGTTTCCATCCCACTGTCAGAAAAAAGTTGCAGAGTTCAAAGCAATCCCAAGAACGCAAATTATCTTGTAGCCAGGAGGctgcttcatcttcttcaggCATGATGGTTGTAAAGGGGCTAAAACCTACCCAAGAAGATGAaatctctcctccacttcaacGGCCAAGTTCCTCTGACTTGTCTCCGGATTCTAGAGTTGGAAACAACCCCTTATGTGACTCTAGGAGCCTGACAGAGTACAAGGTCTGTAAGGGAGCCCAAGCAGCTGATGCTTCAACACAAACTGAGGTAACAAGTGTGAGGAGAAATAAGGCCCCAGAAACTTGTACAAGAGGTGTTTCAACTGATGATGGTTCCCTAGACCTTGAATGCAATGAGAATCATGAGAACCATATTCCACAAGCTAAGGATAACTCCAAGCTGTATAGGGATGAGATATCCCCACCTCCATCTTCTTCGAGCATTTCTTCGGGTGGAAAGGCCGAGACTTTGGAGTCTCTGATCAGGGCTGATGCTAATAAGATCAATAGCTTCAGGATAATTGAAGAGGAAGATATCCGTATGCCCTCCACTATGAAAGTGAAGCCTGCAAAAATGTGGATGCAATTGATCTCCTGTGGGTCCATCTCAGTGAAAGATCACCGTTTTGGCCTCGTAGCCACCTACAGACCTAGTTTTTCTCATTCAAAATTTCCCTCACCATTGTTTTCTAATACAATGATGTTGGGAGAGCTTGACTGTCTGTCAGAGAATCCAAGATCGATGGGTCTGAGATTGGAAGACAAAGCGTATTTCAGTGGAAGCTTGATTGAGACTAACACCTTCAGGGAAGAAGGAGATGGGCCGACTGTTCTCAAAAGGTCTTCATCATACAATGCTGACAG GACTTGTAAGACATCGGAGTCAGCAGATGACAAGGAGAGGGAAACTGATATTGCACGCTCAAAATGCATCCCTCAATCAATCAAATCCTCACTGCGTATGCAGCCAAGGAAGGAAACAATGAGATCCCCTGTTTCAGAGGGGCCTAGGATTTCTTCAGCTGGAGCAGAGGGTTCACAATCCATCTCTCATGGTTCATGCAATGGTGGCAGCAAGAGAATCACAGACCCTTCCTCAGAGAAGCAACCATCGAAGAGACTAGACTCCTTCAGGGAGGAGAAagtgataaaaatagaagaaag GCTTGCTTCAGGAGCTCGGGTTATAATTCAATCCATGGCCCCTTGTGATGAGGATGAAGGCACGTCATAG